The proteins below are encoded in one region of Aeromonas veronii:
- the glyS gene encoding glycine--tRNA ligase subunit beta, which produces MAQHTFLVEIGTAELPPKALRSLAEAFEGNLKAELTKADLAFGDVEWFASPRRLALKVSELASDQPSKSIEKRGPAVAQAFDADGKPTKAAEGWARGNGITVEQAERLVTDKGEWLVHNAKVEGRPAKELLGDLVAAALAKLPIPKMMRWGDKTIQFVRPVFTVTLLLDGELVPATILGIDSARTLRGHRFMGESEIIIDNASQYPQILLEKGKVVADFMARKAKIKSDVEAAAAAFGGVADLDDALLEEVTALVEWPVVLTANFEEKFLAVPAEALVHTMKGDQKYFPVYDKNGKLLPKFIFVTNIESKDPSQIISGNEKVVRPRLSDAEFFFKTDLKQTLASRLPRLETVLFQQQLGTVKAKVERIETVAGFIAERIGADVAKAKRAGLLSKCDLMTNMVGEFASTQGVMGMHYARHDGEDEVVAVALNEQYMPRFAGDALPSGLEACAVALADKFDTLAGIFGIGMLPKGDKDPFALRRAAIGALRIMTEKQLDLDLVELVEEAVRVYEGKLTNKTVVTDVVDFMLGRFRAAYQDEGIGADVVLAVLARRPTRPLDFDRRVKAVSHFRSLDAALALAAANKRVSNILAKVEGELPTVVKAELLQDAAEKALATQVAALQAELAPLFAAGDYQAALTRLAALREPVDTFFNEVMVMAEDPALKANRLALLNNLRNLFLQVADISLLQ; this is translated from the coding sequence ATGGCACAACATACATTTCTGGTAGAGATCGGCACCGCCGAGCTGCCCCCCAAGGCCCTGCGCTCCCTGGCCGAAGCCTTTGAAGGCAACCTCAAGGCCGAGCTGACCAAGGCCGATCTGGCCTTCGGCGATGTCGAGTGGTTCGCCTCCCCGCGCCGTCTGGCACTGAAAGTATCCGAACTGGCCAGCGATCAGCCGAGCAAGAGCATCGAGAAGCGCGGCCCGGCCGTGGCCCAGGCGTTCGATGCCGATGGCAAGCCGACCAAGGCTGCCGAAGGCTGGGCTCGTGGCAACGGCATCACCGTCGAACAGGCCGAGCGTCTGGTCACCGACAAGGGCGAGTGGCTGGTCCACAACGCCAAGGTTGAAGGCCGCCCGGCCAAAGAACTGCTGGGTGATCTGGTCGCTGCCGCATTGGCCAAGCTGCCCATCCCCAAGATGATGCGCTGGGGCGACAAGACCATCCAGTTCGTGCGTCCGGTGTTCACCGTGACCCTGCTGCTGGATGGCGAGCTGGTGCCCGCCACCATCCTGGGTATCGACTCCGCCCGCACCCTCCGCGGCCACCGCTTCATGGGTGAGAGCGAGATCATCATCGACAACGCCAGCCAATACCCGCAGATCCTGCTGGAAAAAGGCAAGGTAGTAGCCGATTTCATGGCCCGCAAGGCCAAGATCAAGAGCGATGTCGAAGCGGCCGCCGCCGCCTTCGGTGGGGTCGCCGATCTGGACGACGCCCTGCTGGAAGAAGTCACCGCCCTGGTCGAATGGCCGGTGGTGCTGACCGCCAACTTCGAAGAGAAGTTCCTGGCCGTGCCCGCCGAGGCGCTGGTACACACCATGAAGGGTGATCAGAAGTACTTCCCGGTCTACGACAAGAACGGCAAGCTGCTGCCCAAGTTCATCTTCGTCACCAACATCGAGTCCAAGGACCCGAGCCAGATCATCAGCGGCAACGAGAAGGTGGTTCGCCCCCGTCTGTCTGACGCCGAGTTCTTCTTCAAGACCGATCTGAAGCAGACCCTGGCCTCGCGCCTGCCACGCCTCGAAACCGTGCTGTTCCAGCAGCAGCTCGGCACCGTCAAGGCCAAGGTCGAGCGCATCGAGACCGTCGCCGGCTTCATCGCCGAGCGCATCGGTGCCGACGTGGCCAAGGCCAAGCGTGCCGGTCTGCTCTCCAAGTGCGATCTGATGACCAACATGGTCGGTGAGTTCGCCAGTACCCAGGGTGTCATGGGGATGCACTACGCCCGTCATGACGGTGAAGACGAAGTGGTGGCCGTGGCCCTGAACGAGCAGTACATGCCGCGCTTCGCCGGTGATGCCCTGCCGTCCGGTCTGGAAGCCTGCGCCGTGGCGCTGGCCGACAAGTTCGACACCCTGGCCGGCATCTTCGGCATCGGCATGCTGCCGAAGGGTGACAAAGACCCGTTCGCCCTGCGCCGCGCCGCCATCGGTGCCCTGCGCATCATGACCGAGAAGCAGCTGGATCTGGATCTGGTGGAACTGGTTGAAGAAGCGGTACGCGTCTACGAAGGCAAATTGACCAACAAAACCGTCGTCACCGACGTGGTCGACTTCATGCTGGGCCGCTTCCGCGCCGCCTATCAGGACGAAGGCATCGGTGCCGACGTGGTGCTGGCCGTGCTGGCCCGCCGCCCGACCCGTCCGCTCGACTTCGATCGCCGCGTCAAGGCCGTCAGCCACTTCCGCAGCCTGGATGCCGCCCTGGCCCTGGCCGCCGCCAACAAGCGCGTGAGCAACATCCTGGCCAAGGTGGAAGGCGAGCTGCCGACCGTGGTCAAGGCTGAGCTGCTGCAGGATGCCGCCGAGAAGGCGCTGGCCACCCAGGTTGCAGCGCTGCAAGCCGAGCTGGCGCCGCTGTTCGCCGCCGGCGACTACCAGGCCGCCCTCACCCGTCTGGCCGCCCTGCGCGAACCGGTCGACACCTTCTTCAACGAGGTGATGGTGATGGCCGAAGATCCGGCCCTCAAGGCCAACCGTCTGGCACTGCTGAACAACCTGCGCAACCTGTTCCTGCAAGTCGCGGATATCTCGCTGCTGCAGTGA
- the glyQ gene encoding glycine--tRNA ligase subunit alpha, whose protein sequence is MQKFDVKTFQGLILQLQDYWSRQGCTIIQPLDMEVGAGTSHPMTCLRALGPEPIACAYVQPSRRPTDGRYGENPNRLQHYYQFQVIIKPSPDNIQELYLGSLKELGMDPEIHDIRFVEDNWENPTLGAWGLGWEVWLNGMEVTQFTYFQQVGGLECKPVTGEITYGLERLAMYIQGVDSVYDLVWSDGPLGKTTYGDVFHQNEVEQSTYNFEHADVEFLFHCFEQYEKEAQNLLALEKPLPLPAYERILKAAHSFNLLDARKAISVTERQRYILRIRTLTKAVAEAYYASREALGFPMCQRTENKQG, encoded by the coding sequence ATGCAAAAATTCGATGTCAAAACCTTTCAGGGCCTGATCCTGCAGTTGCAGGACTATTGGTCCCGCCAGGGCTGTACCATCATTCAGCCGCTGGATATGGAAGTGGGTGCCGGTACCTCCCACCCCATGACCTGCCTGCGCGCCCTGGGCCCGGAGCCCATCGCCTGCGCCTATGTCCAACCGTCCCGCCGTCCGACCGACGGCCGCTACGGTGAGAACCCGAACCGCCTGCAGCACTACTACCAGTTCCAGGTGATCATCAAGCCCTCCCCCGACAACATTCAGGAACTCTACCTGGGCTCCCTGAAGGAGCTGGGCATGGATCCCGAGATCCACGACATCCGCTTCGTGGAAGACAACTGGGAAAACCCGACACTGGGTGCCTGGGGTCTGGGTTGGGAAGTGTGGCTGAACGGCATGGAAGTGACCCAGTTCACCTACTTCCAGCAGGTTGGCGGCCTCGAGTGCAAGCCGGTCACCGGCGAGATCACCTACGGTCTCGAGCGTCTGGCCATGTACATCCAGGGCGTCGACAGCGTATACGACCTGGTCTGGTCTGACGGCCCCCTGGGCAAGACCACCTACGGCGACGTGTTCCACCAGAACGAGGTGGAGCAGTCCACCTACAACTTCGAGCACGCCGACGTGGAGTTCCTGTTCCACTGCTTCGAGCAGTACGAGAAGGAAGCCCAGAACCTGCTGGCACTGGAAAAACCGCTGCCGCTGCCTGCCTACGAGCGCATCCTCAAGGCCGCTCACTCCTTCAACCTGCTGGATGCCCGCAAGGCCATCTCGGTCACCGAGCGTCAGCGCTACATCCTGCGCATTCGCACCCTGACCAAGGCCGTGGCCGAGGCCTACTACGCCTCCCGCGAGGCGCTGGGCTTCCCCATGTGTCAGCGCACTGAGAACAAGCAAGGTTAA